The proteins below are encoded in one region of Dasypus novemcinctus isolate mDasNov1 chromosome 13, mDasNov1.1.hap2, whole genome shotgun sequence:
- the DEGS1 gene encoding sphingolipid delta(4)-desaturase DES1 isoform X1, whose protein sequence is MGGRVSREDFEWVYSDQPHTDRRRQILAKYPEIKSLMKPDSNLIWIICMMVLAQLVTFYLVKDLDWKWVIFWAYAFGSCVNHSMTLAIHEVSHNSAFGHSKAMWNRWLGMFANLPIGVPYSVSFKRYHMDHHRYLGDDGIDVDIPTDFEGWFFCTSPRKFIWVVLQPLFYAFRPLFINPKPISSLEIINTVAQICFDIIIYYVWGIKSLVYMLSATILGLGLHPISGHFIAEHYMFLKGHETYSYYGPLNFLTFNVGYHNEHHDFPNVPGKNLPLVRKIAAEYYDNLPHYNSWIKVLYDFVMDDTISPYSRMKRHAKEDITLD, encoded by the exons ATGGGGGGCCGCGTGTCGCGCGAGGACTTCGAGTGGGTCTACAGCGACCAGCCGCACACCGACCGGCGCCGGCAGATCCTGG CCAAGTATCCAGAGATAAAATCCTTGATGAAACCTGATTCCAACTTGATATGGATTATATGTATGATGGTCCTTGCCCAGTTGGTTACATTTTACTTAGTAAAGGATTTGGACTGGAAATGGGTCATATTTTGGGCCTACGCCTTTGGCAGCTGCGTCAATCACTCGATGACTCTGGCTATTCATGAGGTCTCCCACAACAGCGCCTTTGGCCATAGCAAAGCTATGTGGAATCGATGGCTTGGAATGTTTGCTAATCTTCCTATCGGTGTCCCATATTCGGTTTCCTTTAAGAGGTACCATATGGATCATCACCGATACCTCGGAGATGATGGCATCGATGTGGATATTCCTACCGATTTTGAGGGCTGGTTTTTTTGTACTAGCCCTAGGAAGTTTATATGGGTTGTTCTTCAGCCTCTCTTTTATGCTTTTCGACCTCTGTTCATCAACCCCAAACCAATTTCTTCCCTGGAAATTATTAATACTGTGGCCCAGATTTGTTTTGACATTATAATTTACTATGTTTGGGGAATTAAATCTTTAGTCTATATGTTGTCAGCAACCATACTTGGTCTGGGTTTGCACCCaatttctggacattttatagCTGAACATTACATGTTCCTAAAGGGACATGAAACTTACTCATATTATGGACCTCTGAATTTCCTTACCTTCAATGTGGGTTACCATAATGAACATCATGACTTCCCCAATGTTCCTGGAAAAAACCTTCCACTG gtAAGGAAAATAGCAGCTGAATACTATGACAACCTACCCCATTACAATTCCTGGATAAAAGTACTATATGATTTTGTGATGGATGATACAATCAGTCCCTACTCAAGAATGAAGAGGCATGccaaagaagacataacactGGATTAA
- the DEGS1 gene encoding sphingolipid delta(4)-desaturase DES1 isoform X2, whose protein sequence is MKPDSNLIWIICMMVLAQLVTFYLVKDLDWKWVIFWAYAFGSCVNHSMTLAIHEVSHNSAFGHSKAMWNRWLGMFANLPIGVPYSVSFKRYHMDHHRYLGDDGIDVDIPTDFEGWFFCTSPRKFIWVVLQPLFYAFRPLFINPKPISSLEIINTVAQICFDIIIYYVWGIKSLVYMLSATILGLGLHPISGHFIAEHYMFLKGHETYSYYGPLNFLTFNVGYHNEHHDFPNVPGKNLPLVRKIAAEYYDNLPHYNSWIKVLYDFVMDDTISPYSRMKRHAKEDITLD, encoded by the exons ATGAAACCTGATTCCAACTTGATATGGATTATATGTATGATGGTCCTTGCCCAGTTGGTTACATTTTACTTAGTAAAGGATTTGGACTGGAAATGGGTCATATTTTGGGCCTACGCCTTTGGCAGCTGCGTCAATCACTCGATGACTCTGGCTATTCATGAGGTCTCCCACAACAGCGCCTTTGGCCATAGCAAAGCTATGTGGAATCGATGGCTTGGAATGTTTGCTAATCTTCCTATCGGTGTCCCATATTCGGTTTCCTTTAAGAGGTACCATATGGATCATCACCGATACCTCGGAGATGATGGCATCGATGTGGATATTCCTACCGATTTTGAGGGCTGGTTTTTTTGTACTAGCCCTAGGAAGTTTATATGGGTTGTTCTTCAGCCTCTCTTTTATGCTTTTCGACCTCTGTTCATCAACCCCAAACCAATTTCTTCCCTGGAAATTATTAATACTGTGGCCCAGATTTGTTTTGACATTATAATTTACTATGTTTGGGGAATTAAATCTTTAGTCTATATGTTGTCAGCAACCATACTTGGTCTGGGTTTGCACCCaatttctggacattttatagCTGAACATTACATGTTCCTAAAGGGACATGAAACTTACTCATATTATGGACCTCTGAATTTCCTTACCTTCAATGTGGGTTACCATAATGAACATCATGACTTCCCCAATGTTCCTGGAAAAAACCTTCCACTG gtAAGGAAAATAGCAGCTGAATACTATGACAACCTACCCCATTACAATTCCTGGATAAAAGTACTATATGATTTTGTGATGGATGATACAATCAGTCCCTACTCAAGAATGAAGAGGCATGccaaagaagacataacactGGATTAA